From the genome of Fimbriimonadaceae bacterium, one region includes:
- the nusB gene encoding transcription antitermination factor NusB has protein sequence MPVKSRRKAREAALRAMYAIEIGKIALPEAMMEMQEHLELDRELIFFAEELVRGFQEGKSEIDTIVSDHLSSYNMQRLAAVDRNLLRLGAYELLHCPQVPPAVTLNEYIEIAKKYSTAESGKFVNGVLAQILKGSPKADWAGSPAEKEAVEEAPPEVEAPVAIEEVRPGTPEADELMKIGLWKIKSDELTPDPEVVEPVLGEDKVEDQPE, from the coding sequence GTGCCCGTTAAGAGTCGGAGAAAAGCCAGAGAGGCCGCACTCCGTGCGATGTACGCGATAGAAATAGGGAAGATCGCCTTGCCTGAGGCGATGATGGAGATGCAGGAACACCTTGAGCTCGACCGCGAGCTTATTTTTTTTGCAGAAGAGCTGGTACGAGGCTTTCAAGAAGGCAAATCCGAAATTGACACGATTGTCAGCGACCACCTGAGCAGCTATAACATGCAGAGGCTGGCAGCCGTGGACAGAAACCTGCTGAGACTCGGCGCTTACGAACTGCTGCACTGTCCGCAGGTGCCGCCCGCAGTCACCCTGAACGAGTACATCGAGATTGCTAAAAAGTACAGCACAGCAGAAAGCGGAAAATTTGTAAACGGCGTCCTCGCGCAGATTTTGAAAGGAAGCCCGAAAGCGGACTGGGCGGGTTCTCCAGCGGAAAAAGAGGCCGTTGAAGAAGCCCCGCCAGAGGTCGAAGCGCCCGTCGCTATTGAAGAGGTAAGGCCGGGTACGCCAGAAGCGGATGAACTGATGAAGATCGGCCTTTGGAAGATCAAATCTGACGAACTGACCCCCGATCCTGAAGTTGTCGAACCGGTGTTAGGCGAGGACAAGGTGGAGGATCAGCCGGAATGA
- a CDS encoding phosphopentomutase, translated as MKRAIVIVLDGVGAGVAPDAPEFHDLDEPSTLKHVWDAVGGFNAPNLAACGFLRAGGIDVDGVVPGIVANGLKTRYGRLKPLSKGGKDSVTGHWEMMGIVLDKPFPTYPDGFPIPLVKAFEKATGTQTLGNRAASGTKIIEDLGKLHVETGFPILYTSADSVFQLACHEGIVPIEKLYEWCQIARDLCVAPNNVQRIIARPFIGTPEEGFTRTEKRKDYPIEAPINLIDSIGDVFGVGVVPELFNGRGFHLVDRTQSNPEHMKKVLNSLSSESRFVFANFEDTDMLFGHRNDPVGFAKCLEEFDVFLGRTLDRLENDDLLILTADHGNDPTTTSTDHSREYVPFVAIGVGIQTAALGDNDGFGCVGASVAAHIGLDWKYTGHSLV; from the coding sequence GTGAAGAGAGCCATCGTCATTGTGCTGGATGGGGTTGGTGCAGGGGTCGCGCCAGATGCACCCGAGTTTCACGACCTCGATGAGCCCAGCACCCTTAAACACGTTTGGGATGCCGTTGGGGGATTTAACGCCCCGAACCTTGCGGCATGTGGATTTCTCCGAGCTGGAGGCATTGATGTCGACGGTGTCGTCCCGGGAATCGTTGCCAACGGCTTGAAGACTCGCTACGGACGCCTAAAACCGCTATCGAAAGGTGGCAAAGACTCCGTCACCGGACACTGGGAGATGATGGGTATTGTCCTTGACAAGCCATTCCCAACCTATCCTGATGGGTTTCCAATCCCTCTCGTGAAGGCTTTTGAAAAGGCAACGGGCACTCAAACTCTTGGCAACCGCGCAGCCAGCGGAACGAAGATCATCGAGGACCTCGGAAAGCTCCATGTAGAAACGGGATTTCCAATCCTGTATACCAGCGCCGACAGCGTCTTCCAACTCGCTTGCCATGAGGGGATCGTGCCGATTGAGAAGCTATACGAGTGGTGCCAGATTGCACGAGACCTCTGCGTTGCCCCGAACAACGTTCAGCGGATCATCGCCCGACCGTTCATCGGAACACCCGAGGAAGGTTTCACACGAACCGAAAAACGGAAGGACTACCCGATAGAAGCCCCAATAAACCTTATTGACTCTATCGGCGATGTCTTCGGCGTTGGCGTGGTGCCCGAACTCTTTAATGGGCGCGGGTTTCACCTCGTCGATCGAACACAGAGCAATCCCGAGCATATGAAAAAGGTGCTAAATTCGCTGTCCTCAGAATCGCGCTTCGTGTTCGCGAACTTCGAGGATACGGACATGCTCTTCGGCCATCGCAATGACCCTGTCGGCTTCGCAAAATGCCTTGAGGAGTTCGACGTCTTTCTCGGAAGGACCCTGGATCGCCTAGAGAATGACGATCTTCTGATCCTTACAGCGGACCACGGCAACGACCCAACGACGACCTCCACCGATCACTCCCGAGAGTACGTTCCCTTTGTTGCAATAGGGGTTGGGATTCAGACTGCGGCTTTGGGCGACAACGACGGATTTGGTTGCGTCGGCGCTTCAGTGGCTGCTCATATTGGCTTGGATTGGAAATATACGGGACACTCTCTGGTTTGA
- a CDS encoding acetyl-CoA carboxylase biotin carboxylase subunit, translating into MFKTVLIANRGEIACRVIRACRELGINSVAIYSQADRDSLHVKLADQAICVGHGTNTDSYLNLANVLMAARISEADAVHPGYGYFSERSQFAEALGQIGVTFIGPPPAAIEGMGDKAKAKQAAIASNCPVVPGSDGPVATDQDALKVADQIGYPVLLKAVAGGGGRGIRRVDSPEELAGAWRTAQAEAAASFGSDEMLVEKCVLRPRHVEIQLIGDQHGNLVYLGERECSVQNLRHQKIVEEAPYAQLPAEVRKSMGEAAVRVAWSVGYQNAGTVEFLVDDDFNYYFLEMNTRLQVEHPVTEEITGIDLVHTMLKVAAGDKLPFKQEDIRLSGHSIEARVTAQDPDKDFAPSTGAITMWRAPMGRGVRMESHCYAGFCVSPYYDPLLAKLICTGKDRTDAVKKLQAALHEFHVEGVMTNIPFLRRLVAHPDYVAGNFATDFVPRFLAEETAGAR; encoded by the coding sequence ATGTTTAAGACAGTCCTCATCGCAAACCGTGGCGAAATCGCATGCCGCGTCATCCGTGCATGCCGCGAACTCGGCATCAATAGCGTCGCGATCTATTCGCAGGCGGACAGGGATAGCCTGCATGTGAAACTCGCCGACCAGGCGATTTGCGTTGGGCATGGCACGAACACCGATTCGTATCTGAACTTAGCCAACGTCTTGATGGCGGCGCGCATCTCGGAAGCAGATGCCGTTCACCCAGGCTACGGTTACTTCAGCGAGCGCTCTCAGTTTGCCGAGGCTCTCGGACAGATTGGAGTGACCTTCATCGGTCCACCCCCCGCAGCAATCGAGGGCATGGGCGATAAAGCCAAGGCCAAGCAAGCGGCAATTGCTTCGAACTGCCCAGTCGTTCCTGGCTCCGATGGCCCCGTTGCCACCGATCAAGATGCCCTCAAAGTCGCCGACCAAATCGGCTATCCGGTTCTGCTCAAGGCTGTAGCTGGCGGAGGGGGCCGCGGCATCCGCCGTGTCGATAGCCCCGAAGAGCTTGCCGGGGCTTGGCGCACGGCCCAGGCCGAAGCAGCCGCTAGCTTTGGCAGCGACGAAATGCTTGTTGAGAAGTGCGTCCTGCGTCCAAGGCACGTCGAGATTCAGCTAATCGGTGACCAGCACGGGAATCTGGTCTACCTCGGCGAGCGCGAATGCTCTGTCCAAAACCTTCGACACCAGAAGATCGTCGAAGAAGCGCCCTACGCTCAGCTCCCTGCCGAAGTGCGAAAATCGATGGGCGAAGCTGCGGTCCGGGTGGCCTGGAGCGTGGGCTATCAAAACGCGGGGACGGTCGAATTCCTCGTCGATGACGACTTCAACTACTATTTCTTGGAGATGAATACCCGACTGCAGGTGGAGCACCCAGTAACCGAGGAGATCACCGGAATCGACTTGGTGCATACGATGCTCAAGGTCGCGGCAGGGGACAAGCTTCCGTTCAAACAGGAAGACATTCGGCTCAGTGGACACAGTATCGAGGCCCGAGTCACCGCCCAAGACCCCGACAAGGATTTTGCCCCCAGCACCGGAGCCATTACGATGTGGCGAGCGCCGATGGGACGTGGAGTCCGGATGGAGAGCCATTGTTACGCGGGGTTCTGCGTCAGTCCATATTACGACCCCCTTCTCGCAAAGCTCATCTGTACCGGGAAGGACAGAACCGACGCCGTCAAGAAGCTTCAAGCCGCTCTTCACGAGTTCCACGTCGAAGGCGTCATGACGAATATCCCGTTCTTGCGCAGGCTCGTCGCTCATCCCGACTACGTCGCGGGCAACTTCGCAACCGACTTTGTACCGCGATTCCTCGCGGAGGAAACCGCCGGTGCCCGTTAA
- a CDS encoding glycosyltransferase yields MSREKLRIAIFSDSALPILNGVSISIDALVRGLRNAGHSVHVYTAAAPGYKDSDPNTYRFWAMETPWTKGYPLVGPFVHGILGEFRKNTYDVIHTHTPFTVGFMGLRWADSHEIPIVSTYHTLYDRYAHYIPFFPRRYVRFKIAKHTSFYYNSVRHVIVPSEAAKKWLRRHAVTTPIKVIPTGAPDRQMIDRSEARARLGIHPVELVMLYVGRIAKEKNLSTLFEMAALAMREEPNLRLILVGDGPYREEAREMVRGLGIGDRVRFAGFLPRAEVDQFYSAADLFVFSSISETQGLVLQEAMTYGVPAVAVVGGGASETIVPDVNGYTVKNDPTEFAGTILKVLNDEKLYAKLSQGSLQTVRGRGSEAMVESVVEVYRRAMRIPTEKSKGGRLVPV; encoded by the coding sequence GTGAGTCGCGAGAAGTTGCGGATCGCGATCTTCTCCGATAGCGCTCTTCCCATCCTGAATGGCGTGAGCATCAGCATTGATGCACTCGTGCGTGGCCTGCGCAATGCCGGACATTCCGTCCACGTTTACACCGCCGCCGCTCCAGGATACAAAGATTCCGATCCAAACACCTACCGCTTTTGGGCGATGGAAACGCCTTGGACCAAGGGCTACCCGCTCGTCGGCCCGTTCGTGCACGGGATCCTTGGCGAGTTTCGAAAGAACACTTACGATGTGATCCACACGCACACACCGTTCACTGTTGGCTTCATGGGCCTCAGATGGGCGGATTCCCACGAAATCCCCATCGTTTCGACTTACCACACGCTCTATGATCGCTACGCCCACTACATCCCCTTCTTTCCACGGCGATATGTCCGGTTCAAAATCGCGAAACATACGAGCTTCTACTACAACTCGGTACGGCACGTGATCGTCCCCAGCGAAGCCGCCAAAAAGTGGCTCAGACGACACGCGGTCACCACCCCAATCAAAGTCATTCCTACGGGAGCCCCAGATCGGCAGATGATTGACCGGTCCGAGGCAAGGGCTCGGCTAGGCATCCATCCAGTCGAGCTAGTAATGCTCTATGTGGGGCGTATCGCAAAAGAGAAGAACCTAAGCACCCTCTTCGAGATGGCAGCTCTCGCTATGCGTGAAGAGCCCAACCTGCGGCTCATCCTGGTTGGCGATGGACCTTACCGCGAAGAAGCACGCGAGATGGTGCGAGGCCTTGGCATCGGCGACCGCGTTCGTTTTGCGGGGTTCTTGCCGCGCGCAGAAGTGGATCAGTTCTACTCCGCCGCCGACCTCTTCGTTTTTAGCTCGATTTCGGAGACGCAGGGTTTAGTGCTGCAAGAGGCGATGACCTATGGCGTGCCCGCAGTTGCGGTTGTAGGCGGTGGGGCAAGTGAGACCATCGTGCCCGATGTGAACGGCTACACCGTGAAGAACGATCCGACCGAGTTTGCCGGAACGATCCTTAAAGTACTGAACGACGAAAAGCTGTACGCCAAGCTCTCACAAGGGTCGCTCCAAACGGTCCGTGGGCGTGGGTCAGAAGCTATGGTCGAGTCCGTAGTTGAGGTCTATCGGCGGGCGATGCGGATACCCACTGAGAAGTCGAAGGGAGGGCGTCTTGTCCCAGTCTAA
- a CDS encoding HAD-IA family hydrolase, with protein MPITCITFDCADTLVRADWNSSRFAIESARMAGMNPDEQVAKEVYERLLFGRWKEYGQLNLTKDPDICDGFWIELTRDWMAKVGLPADKLDPLMEIVRERLYGPDQQIFSLFDDTLACLDKLSAKGIRLAIISNWDYSLHRVVKNLNIQHYFEKVYASLEVGVEKPESYIFTNALQELGVKPDETLHIGDNPLDDVQGARGVGMHAALIDRSCQSSYKGTLSTLHDIEQVFTWID; from the coding sequence ATGCCGATCACCTGTATCACTTTCGACTGTGCCGACACCCTTGTTCGGGCAGACTGGAACTCGTCGAGATTCGCCATTGAATCGGCGCGAATGGCAGGAATGAACCCCGATGAACAGGTCGCGAAGGAGGTCTATGAGCGTCTATTGTTTGGGCGATGGAAGGAGTACGGACAGCTGAATCTGACGAAAGACCCCGATATCTGCGATGGGTTTTGGATCGAGCTGACGAGAGATTGGATGGCGAAAGTTGGCCTTCCTGCCGATAAGCTTGACCCTCTCATGGAGATTGTACGCGAGCGTCTTTACGGCCCTGATCAACAGATTTTCAGCTTGTTTGACGATACGTTAGCCTGCCTCGACAAGCTTTCAGCCAAAGGCATCCGACTCGCGATCATCAGCAACTGGGACTACAGCCTCCACCGAGTGGTCAAAAATCTGAATATCCAGCACTATTTCGAGAAGGTTTACGCCTCGCTGGAAGTTGGGGTTGAAAAGCCCGAGTCCTACATTTTCACCAATGCGCTGCAAGAGCTTGGCGTGAAGCCGGATGAAACGCTTCATATCGGCGACAACCCTCTCGACGACGTCCAGGGAGCACGCGGGGTTGGGATGCACGCTGCGCTTATCGACCGCTCCTGCCAGTCCAGCTACAAAGGAACCCTCTCGACGCTCCACGACATCGAACAGGTCTTCACATGGATCGACTGA
- a CDS encoding prepilin-type N-terminal cleavage/methylation domain-containing protein — translation MKTKRGFGLVEILVVIGILALLAGAMYMGFGNNGGSTRADGKGNTIIGKSMYKAKDEVCRNNLRQLRLGIEARHTTDDMYPVKLEELRIGNDFYSCAVGQEPYEYDPETGEVKCPHAGHEKY, via the coding sequence ATGAAAACCAAACGTGGATTTGGCCTGGTTGAAATTTTGGTTGTGATCGGGATTCTCGCACTCTTGGCGGGTGCGATGTACATGGGCTTTGGCAATAACGGCGGAAGCACACGCGCCGATGGAAAGGGCAACACCATCATCGGCAAGTCGATGTATAAGGCAAAAGACGAGGTGTGCAGAAACAATCTCCGCCAATTGCGCCTTGGAATCGAAGCGCGGCACACGACTGACGATATGTATCCGGTGAAGCTCGAAGAGCTTCGCATAGGCAACGATTTCTATAGTTGTGCAGTCGGGCAGGAGCCGTACGAATACGACCCAGAGACGGGCGAGGTGAAGTGTCCGCATGCCGGGCATGAGAAGTATTGA
- a CDS encoding sugar phosphate isomerase/epimerase: MKLSVQLFTLRDQCDADLPGTLNCLRQMDLNYVELAGFAGRSASEFRKLLDDHGLKASGAHVGIGDLESDFDTTIDAYKTVGTDQIFVPWIGKDAYENGWASFADRMNKMGARVQATGLQLGYHNHAFEFALEGGRPGLDVFYEAANPEYVKAQIDVYWVLDGGQNPAEYVRKLKGRVPSVHLKDGDGKQPPTYLEAGRGVVDWDSVLAACTEAGVEFGSIELDTCIRPGLEMVRESVEFFRSKGVSE; this comes from the coding sequence ATGAAGCTTTCGGTCCAACTCTTCACGCTCCGCGACCAGTGCGACGCCGACCTACCAGGAACGTTGAACTGCCTACGCCAAATGGACCTGAATTACGTAGAGTTGGCCGGGTTTGCGGGACGCTCCGCTTCCGAGTTCCGTAAGCTGCTTGACGATCACGGACTAAAGGCGAGCGGCGCTCACGTCGGAATCGGTGACCTCGAAAGCGATTTCGATACGACGATCGATGCCTATAAAACGGTCGGGACAGACCAGATTTTTGTCCCGTGGATCGGAAAGGACGCCTACGAGAACGGTTGGGCTTCGTTTGCCGACCGCATGAACAAGATGGGAGCCCGCGTACAAGCCACCGGTCTGCAGCTTGGCTATCACAATCATGCATTTGAATTCGCGCTAGAAGGCGGGCGTCCGGGTTTGGATGTCTTTTATGAAGCCGCTAATCCCGAATACGTAAAGGCCCAAATCGATGTCTACTGGGTGCTTGACGGTGGGCAAAACCCTGCGGAATATGTCCGGAAACTGAAGGGTCGAGTGCCCTCGGTCCACCTCAAAGATGGCGATGGCAAGCAGCCCCCGACCTACCTTGAAGCTGGTCGTGGCGTCGTCGATTGGGATTCCGTGCTCGCGGCTTGCACCGAAGCCGGAGTCGAATTTGGCTCGATTGAGCTCGACACCTGCATTCGTCCTGGATTAGAAATGGTCCGTGAATCAGTCGAGTTTTTCCGCAGCAAGGGTGTCTCTGAGTAA
- a CDS encoding tetratricopeptide repeat protein: protein MAVQEPSKDVILCDRCFAMVKAEAEFCPDCGAPIAHDDAPSEGSDAAIYPELARANLLRMRGEYKQAEDICLSILRRFPNNATANGLLGDMKAEQGDLEQAAEWYELALDLVDDTTIKTKLVNVKKRIQEREVANTAKQIGLPSNKPKTGLYVVVILILIGGSAAAAYMMGQQSNIANTNGKQAMTAPLNIPGNSNKGDKGTANPDNGDEGATVEPPIPSAKPEVDRQLIQALSLATTFGAKVIDAFQDPRTKQITVTFVGTEGENLHTIAAELGKAALDSHLESPKVTIRGIVSNRISLVADMTRESLRSLDTPEWKQAHESDPDAWANAVLSNVWPPTANSDASRSEAAPPSERGDASGQPLQGN, encoded by the coding sequence TTGGCAGTACAGGAACCCAGTAAAGATGTGATTCTATGCGACCGTTGCTTTGCAATGGTCAAAGCGGAAGCGGAGTTTTGCCCCGATTGTGGAGCCCCGATTGCCCACGATGACGCACCAAGCGAGGGGAGTGACGCCGCGATCTATCCCGAACTTGCACGGGCGAACCTGCTGCGCATGCGCGGTGAGTACAAACAAGCCGAGGACATCTGCCTTTCGATCTTGCGCCGATTCCCAAACAACGCCACCGCGAACGGTCTCCTTGGCGACATGAAGGCTGAACAGGGCGATCTTGAGCAGGCTGCTGAATGGTATGAGCTTGCCTTGGACCTCGTTGACGATACAACGATCAAGACCAAACTCGTCAATGTCAAAAAGCGCATCCAGGAACGAGAGGTCGCCAACACGGCAAAGCAGATCGGACTGCCTTCGAACAAGCCCAAGACCGGCCTTTACGTGGTCGTGATTCTCATCCTCATTGGCGGTTCAGCGGCTGCGGCCTACATGATGGGCCAGCAATCGAATATCGCAAATACCAATGGAAAGCAAGCGATGACCGCGCCATTGAACATTCCCGGAAATTCGAACAAAGGCGACAAGGGAACCGCAAACCCGGACAATGGCGATGAAGGTGCCACGGTGGAACCGCCCATTCCATCGGCAAAGCCAGAAGTAGATCGGCAGCTTATCCAGGCTCTTAGTTTGGCCACGACTTTCGGCGCTAAGGTCATCGACGCATTTCAAGACCCTCGAACGAAGCAGATCACGGTCACGTTTGTTGGCACAGAAGGCGAGAATCTACACACAATCGCCGCTGAGCTTGGAAAGGCCGCTCTTGACAGCCATCTGGAGTCCCCGAAGGTCACCATCCGCGGGATCGTCTCGAATAGGATTTCTTTGGTAGCCGATATGACACGAGAGTCTCTTCGGAGCCTTGACACTCCCGAATGGAAGCAGGCACACGAGAGCGACCCCGATGCCTGGGCAAATGCCGTCCTCTCTAACGTTTGGCCACCCACAGCCAACTCCGACGCATCACGTTCGGAAGCAGCCCCACCTTCTGAACGAGGCGATGCAAGTGGGCAGCCTTTGCAAGGAAACTAA
- a CDS encoding biotin/lipoyl-binding protein: MSELQLDQIRHALTVARQLGCTEVELEAGDLEFSARLSAKRANPAVTSPDPARDVMTSPESPFREITAPCVGYYQDGKTPLKAGDEIKVGDLVGVVSALGLGNDVESSFSGTIEEVLVKDGDPVEYGQALARVRS; encoded by the coding sequence ATGTCCGAACTGCAGCTCGATCAAATCCGGCACGCGCTCACCGTTGCGCGGCAGCTTGGGTGTACAGAGGTTGAACTGGAGGCTGGTGACCTGGAGTTTAGCGCTCGGCTAAGCGCAAAGAGAGCGAATCCAGCAGTAACTTCACCCGATCCGGCTCGTGATGTGATGACCTCCCCCGAATCGCCCTTCAGGGAGATTACTGCACCCTGCGTCGGTTACTATCAGGATGGAAAGACCCCCCTGAAAGCAGGCGATGAGATCAAAGTTGGCGATTTGGTGGGTGTGGTTTCGGCTCTCGGGTTAGGGAACGACGTGGAGTCTTCGTTCTCGGGAACGATCGAAGAGGTGTTAGTCAAGGATGGCGATCCGGTCGAATACGGGCAAGCGCTTGCCCGTGTGAGGAGCTAA
- a CDS encoding DUF2905 domain-containing protein, which translates to MEQLGRLLLGVGIVTAVIGAGLWALGQLPMFRGGRGLPGDISVQRDGFSFQFPIVTCIVLSALLSLIFWLISAWRR; encoded by the coding sequence ATGGAACAACTTGGGAGATTGTTGCTCGGGGTAGGCATCGTCACTGCCGTAATCGGCGCTGGGCTGTGGGCTCTGGGACAACTCCCCATGTTCCGGGGTGGGCGCGGGCTACCGGGCGACATCAGCGTCCAGCGAGATGGTTTCAGCTTCCAGTTTCCCATCGTTACTTGTATCGTGTTAAGTGCACTCCTGAGCCTCATTTTTTGGCTGATTTCGGCTTGGCGGCGGTAA
- a CDS encoding hydroxymethylglutaryl-CoA lyase, translating to MLFLTLYDPYGPYGSSSQIKYIQTMIRIVEVGPRDGLQNEATPIPTDVKLAFIQNLIDAGLTEIEATSFVSPKWVPQLADAAELWPQLPSGARFSALVPNVRGLERAMEVGCDRIALFTAASDAFTQKNINMSVEQSLQVFEEVIATFRAVHPKGWVRGYVSTAFECPIAGRIDPATTVAVANALHDLGVDEISLGDTLGVAVPAEVNRLCQELRDGFSGDLGKIAWHFHDTRGTAIANVATTLEWNVYSTFDASAAGLGGCPYAKGAGGNLSTEDLVYFMERSGVQTGVDWAKLSRASLPILQLLGRGPQAKSQLAALALAE from the coding sequence ATGTTGTTCCTGACGCTTTACGATCCTTACGGTCCTTACGGCTCCAGCTCACAAATCAAGTACATTCAAACTATGATCCGCATCGTAGAGGTTGGCCCAAGGGACGGTTTACAGAATGAGGCTACACCGATCCCCACCGATGTCAAGCTGGCCTTTATCCAAAACTTGATTGATGCTGGGCTGACCGAGATCGAGGCTACAAGCTTCGTTTCCCCGAAATGGGTTCCCCAGCTTGCCGATGCTGCCGAACTCTGGCCCCAGCTTCCGTCTGGTGCGCGGTTTAGCGCTCTCGTCCCAAATGTGCGCGGGCTTGAGCGGGCTATGGAGGTTGGATGCGACAGGATCGCCCTGTTCACCGCTGCTAGCGACGCGTTCACGCAGAAGAACATCAACATGTCGGTCGAGCAATCCCTTCAAGTCTTTGAGGAAGTGATTGCAACGTTCCGAGCCGTTCATCCAAAAGGCTGGGTCAGGGGGTACGTCAGTACGGCGTTTGAGTGTCCCATTGCGGGGAGGATCGACCCTGCGACCACGGTCGCCGTTGCCAACGCGCTGCATGACCTTGGAGTTGATGAGATTAGTCTGGGCGATACGCTCGGTGTTGCCGTTCCAGCCGAAGTCAATCGTCTCTGCCAAGAGTTGCGCGATGGCTTTTCGGGCGACCTTGGCAAGATCGCTTGGCACTTTCACGACACTCGGGGAACCGCAATTGCGAATGTTGCGACGACACTCGAGTGGAACGTTTACTCCACCTTCGACGCAAGCGCAGCTGGGCTTGGCGGATGCCCTTATGCGAAGGGGGCTGGCGGCAACCTGAGCACGGAAGACTTGGTTTACTTTATGGAGCGTTCGGGGGTCCAGACGGGGGTTGATTGGGCGAAGTTGTCTCGGGCGAGCTTACCGATCCTTCAGCTTCTTGGCCGGGGACCTCAGGCAAAATCTCAATTAGCGGCTTTGGCTTTGGCTGAGTAG
- a CDS encoding helix-turn-helix domain-containing protein produces the protein MKKKEFDPLEYIEQGFLDNRPKSGQPPRTVDTDLDVDVPRITEYLRSEHKNGASTAVLEPPKKYRKTAMRAPRPRKASKPALKQNVHPRLKSLWESIPRNIEFLSGFFDDSVTANYYGGDFKESREELILRLLDPELSLEESSRLLGVCPATVRRYTNRGWLSHHRTKGGQRRFRLSDIIRFVEEHGRFPEE, from the coding sequence TTGAAAAAGAAGGAATTTGATCCACTGGAATATATCGAACAAGGGTTTTTGGACAACCGTCCCAAGAGCGGGCAACCCCCGAGAACAGTGGATACAGACCTGGACGTAGACGTCCCTCGTATCACTGAGTACCTTCGATCTGAACATAAGAACGGCGCATCGACGGCTGTTCTTGAACCACCGAAGAAGTATCGCAAAACAGCGATGCGCGCTCCACGCCCTCGCAAAGCATCCAAGCCCGCGCTCAAGCAGAACGTCCATCCTCGACTCAAGTCGCTTTGGGAATCGATCCCCCGCAACATTGAGTTTCTTTCGGGTTTCTTCGACGATAGTGTGACGGCCAACTATTATGGCGGCGACTTCAAAGAGTCACGCGAAGAATTAATTCTCCGATTGCTCGATCCCGAGCTGAGTTTGGAAGAGAGCAGCCGTCTATTAGGAGTGTGTCCGGCAACGGTTCGTCGGTACACTAATCGAGGATGGCTATCGCATCATCGCACCAAAGGTGGCCAACGACGTTTCCGTTTGAGCGACATCATCCGATTCGTCGAGGAGCACGGACGCTTCCCAGAGGAGTAA
- the queA gene encoding tRNA preQ1(34) S-adenosylmethionine ribosyltransferase-isomerase QueA translates to MDRLSDYDYDLPVELIAQEALPDRSASRLLHIDKRTGAIKHRQFREVVDILQPDDLLVVNNTRVTALRLFGKKQTGGQVELLLLREHPDGGYEALSKPAKRLKPGALVELEGALIARIEHDLGEGKKRISFPEEDDPAHKLREIGEVPLPPYIHTKLKDAGRYQTVYAEVGGSAAAPTAGLHFTPQILNELQEKGVQTSEVTLDVGLDTFRPVSVERIEDHKMHGERCSMSAQTACAIAQCKGRVIAVGTTSVRTIETFANSRRDITNGVLDTSIFIYPGYCFKAVEGMFTNFHMPRTTMLMMISAMVGREAVMNAYKEAVSEQYRFLSFGDSMLIL, encoded by the coding sequence ATGGATCGACTGAGCGATTACGACTACGATCTGCCTGTCGAGCTGATCGCCCAGGAAGCCCTCCCCGATCGCTCCGCATCCCGACTGCTTCACATCGACAAGCGCACAGGGGCAATCAAACATCGACAATTCCGTGAAGTCGTCGATATCCTCCAGCCGGACGATCTTCTTGTTGTCAACAACACACGGGTCACGGCGCTGCGACTCTTCGGCAAGAAGCAAACCGGCGGACAGGTCGAGCTCTTGCTTTTACGCGAACACCCCGACGGAGGCTATGAAGCGCTTTCAAAGCCTGCCAAGCGATTGAAGCCCGGAGCTTTGGTCGAACTAGAAGGAGCTTTGATTGCTCGAATTGAGCACGACCTCGGAGAAGGAAAGAAGCGTATCTCCTTTCCAGAAGAGGATGACCCCGCTCACAAGCTTCGAGAGATCGGCGAAGTCCCTCTCCCGCCATACATCCACACAAAGCTCAAAGACGCAGGGCGTTATCAAACGGTTTATGCGGAAGTGGGCGGTAGCGCCGCCGCACCGACGGCCGGTCTGCACTTTACTCCCCAGATCTTAAACGAACTCCAAGAAAAAGGGGTGCAAACCTCCGAAGTGACCCTTGATGTTGGGCTTGACACGTTCCGCCCGGTGAGTGTTGAGCGGATCGAAGATCACAAAATGCATGGCGAAAGATGCTCCATGTCGGCGCAAACGGCCTGCGCCATTGCTCAGTGCAAGGGTAGAGTGATAGCCGTCGGTACCACTTCCGTTCGCACAATCGAAACTTTTGCTAATTCGCGAAGGGACATCACGAACGGGGTACTGGACACAAGCATTTTCATTTATCCCGGCTATTGCTTCAAGGCGGTGGAAGGCATGTTTACAAACTTCCATATGCCCCGAACGACCATGCTGATGATGATCAGCGCGATGGTGGGACGCGAGGCTGTGATGAATGCGTATAAGGAAGCGGTCAGCGAGCAATACCGGTTTTTATCTTTCGGCGATTCGATGCTGATTTTGTGA